One part of the Glycine soja cultivar W05 chromosome 11, ASM419377v2, whole genome shotgun sequence genome encodes these proteins:
- the LOC114377400 gene encoding ferredoxin--NADP reductase, leaf isozyme, chloroplastic-like → MATAVTAAVSFPATKSTSLSSRTSITAPDRIVFKKVSLQYRDVSTSGRVVSIRAQVTTEAPAKVEKESKKQEEGVIVNKFKPKNPYIGRCLLNTKITGDDAPGETWHMVFSTEGEVPYREGQSIGVIPDGVDKNGKPHKLRLYSIASSALGDFGDSKTVSLCVKRLVYTNENGELVKGVCSNFLCDLKPGAEVKITGPVGKEMLMPKDPNATVIMLATGTGIAPFRSFLWKMFFEKHDDYKFNGLAWLFLGVPTSSSLLYKEEFEKMKEKAPDNFRLDFAVSREQTNEKGEKMYIQTRMAQYAEELWELLKKDNTFVYMCGLKGMEKGIDDIMVSLAAKDGIDWIEYKRQLKKAEQWNVEVY, encoded by the exons ATGGCTACTGCGGTAACTGCTGCAGTGTCCTTTCCAGCCACCAAGTCCACTTCTCTTTCAAGCAGAACCTCTATCACTGCCCCAGATAGAATTGTCTTCAAGAAG GTTTCGTTGCAATACAGAGATGTTTCAACCAGTGGAAGGGTAGTTTCAATCAGAGCACAAGTGACCACAGAGGCACCTGCTAAGGTTGAAAAGGAATCAAAGAAACAGGAGGAAGGTGTGATCGTGAACAAGTTCAAACCCAAGAACCCATATATTGGTAGGTGTCTTCTCAACACAAAGATCACTGGGGATGATGCACCTGGAGAAACTTGGCACATGGTCTTCAGCACTGAGG GAGAAGTTCCTTACAGAGAAGGACAATCAATCGGGGTAATTCCTGATGGGGTTGACAAGAATGGCAAGCCTCACAAGCTGAGATTGTATTCAATTGCTAGCAGTGCCCTTGGTGATTTTGGAGATTCCAAAACT GTTTCTTTATGCGTGAAACGTCTTGTGTACACAAATGAAAACGGAGAACTTGTCAAAGGAGTTTGCTCAAATTTCTTGT GCGACTTGAAGCCAGGAGCCGAAGTAAAGATTACTGGACCTGTTGGTAAAGAAATGCTTATGCCAAAAGATCCTAATGCAACCGTCATCATG TTGGCAACTGGAACAGGAATTGCCCCATTCCGCTCATTTTTATGGAAAATGTTCTTTGAGAAGCATGATGATTACAAG TTCAATGGTTTGGCATGGCTCTTCTTGGGTGTCCCCACAAGCAGCTCACTACTTTATAAGGAG GAATTTGAAAAGATGAAGGAGAAAGCACCTGACAACTTCAGGCTTGACTTTGCTGTGAGCAGAGAGCAAACAAacgaaaaaggagagaaaatgtACATCCAAACACGAATGGCTCAATATGCAGAAGAGTTATGGGAATTACTGAAGAAAGATAACACTTTTGTCTATATGTGTGGACTGAAGGGAATGGAAAAGGGTATAGATGACATAATGGTTTCATTGGCTGCAAAAGATG GTATTGATTGGATTGAGTACAAGAGGCAATTGAAGAAGGCAGAGCAATGGAATGTCGAAGTCTACTAA
- the LOC114377617 gene encoding thaumatin-like protein 1 yields MASSAQFSTTLVVLCLFQFLAGSYSTTFTIVNKCSYTVWPGILTGAGTSPLSTTGFVLQPGESNVITVPAAWSGRLWGRTVCTQDATGKFSCVTGDCGSSAVECNGAGAAPPATLAEFTLNGAGGLDFFDVSLVDGYNLPMIVEPQGGSGAGNCSATGCVVDLNTPCPTELKVMSSGDGVACKSACEAFDDPQYCCSGAYATPDTCKPSSYSQFFKSACPRAYSYAYDDGSSTFTCASADYTITFCPQPSTSSIKSGNGKYPMAVDTSGGNVDVRKNNVMAVIAYVLVAFVATQLGGPSLPKLH; encoded by the exons ATGGCCTCTTCAGCTCAATTTTCCACCACTTTGGTCGTACTATGTCTCTTCCAATTCCTAGCAG GTTCATATTCAACGACATTCACAATTGTGAACAAGTGCAGCTACACAGTTTGGCCCGGCATTTTAACCGGCGCCGGAACCTCACCGCTCTCCACCACCGGCTTCGTCTTACAACCCGGCGAGTCCAACGTGATCACCGTGCCGGCCGCCTGGTCCGGCCGCCTCTGGGGGCGGACCGTCTGCACCCAAGACGCCACCGGAAAATTCTCCTGCGTCACAGGCGACTGCGGCTCCTCCGCCGTGGAATGCAACGGCGCAGGAGCCGCCCCGCCGGCCACGCTCGCCGAGTTCACACTGAACGGCGCCGGCGGGCTTGATTTCTTCGACGTGAGCCTCGTCGACGGTTACAATCTCCCCATGATCGTGGAGCCACAGGGCGGAAGCGGCGCCGGAAACTGCAGCGCCACGGGGTGCGTGGTGGACTTAAACACGCCGTGCCCGACGGAGCTCAAGGTGATGAGCAGCGGAGATGGCGTGGCGTGCAAAAGCGCGTGTGAAGCATTCGATGATCCACAATACTGCTGTAGTGGCGCTTACGCGACGCCTGACACATGCAAACCCAGTTCATACTCGCAGTTCTTCAAGAGCGCGTGCCCACGCGCTTACAGTTACGCTTATGACGATGGCTCCAGCACCTTCACTTGTGCCTCAGCGGATTATACCATCACTTTCTGCCCCCAGCCATCCACTAG TTCGATTAAATCGGGGAACGGGAAATACCCAATGGCGGTGGACACTTCGGGTGGTAATGTGGACGTAAGAAAAAACAATGTTATGGCGGTGATTGcttatgttttggtggcattTGTGGCAACTCAATTAGGTGGCCCTTCACTGCCAAAGTTGCATTAA
- the LOC114377369 gene encoding thaumatin-like protein 1: MALFSHHRHSYETLLGFLLFLVFREVSGATFTFVNKCDHTVWPGILGAPQLGSTGFELVKGGSKSFQAPTGWSGRFWGRTGCQFDGSGKGTCATADCGSGEVNCNGAGASPPATLAEFTLGNGSMDYYDVSLVDGYNLPMMVVARGGSGSCAATGCGEDLNQRCPSELRVEGGDACQSACGAFGKPEYCCNGAFSNPSTCKPSMYSQMFKSVCPKAYSYAYDDATSTFTCSGADYTITFCPSSPSLKSSTDSSPKGMDAGSGSGGGSSVEQSELASTSWLADMATATGASTRTRPFVASKVSFSVVVVFILSLLVA, from the exons ATGGCTCTGTTTTCACATCACCGACACTCTTATGAAACGCTCTTGGGCTTTCTACTCTTCCTCGTATTCAGAG AGGTTTCAGGGGCAACATTTACCTTCGTGAATAAGTGCGATCACACAGTATGGCCAGGGATTTTAGGAGCACCACAGCTAGGAAGCACAGGTTTTGAACTTGTGAAGGGAGGTTCTAAAAGCTTCCAGGCTCCGACCGGTTGGTCCGGTAGATTCTGGGGCAGAACCGGTTGCCAATTCGACGGTTCGGGAAAAGGAACGTGCGCCACCGCCGACTGCGGCTCCGGCGAGGTCAACTGCAACGGTGCCGGAGCCTCTCCGCCGGCCACGCTCGCCGAGTTCACGCTTGGCAACGGCTCCATGGACTACTACGACGTCAGCCTCGTCGACGGCTACAATCTGCCCATGATGGTGGTGGCCAGAGGCGGCTCGGGCTCCTGCGCCGCCACTGGCTGCGGCGAGGATCTCAACCAACGGTGCCCGTCGGAGCTGAGGGTGGAGGGCGGCGACGCGTGCCAGAGCGCGTGCGGCGCGTTCGGGAAACCGGAGTATTGCTGCAACGGTGCGTTTAGTAACCCCTCCACGTGCAAGCCTTCCATGTACTCGCAAATGTTCAAGTCCGTATGCCCCAAAGCCTATAGCTACGCCTACGATGATGCCACTAGCACCTTCACGTGTTCTGGCGCTGATTACACAATCACATTTTGTCCTTCTTCTCCAAG TTTAAAATCTTCAACGGATTCAAGTCCAAAGGGAATGGATGCAGGGTCTGGGTCTGGGGGAGGTTCATCAGTTGAGCAATCTGAATTAGCTTCTACTTCGTGGTTAGCCGACATGGCAACAGCAACAGGGGCCTCAACACGGACACGGCCTTTTGTTGCTTCGAAGGTCTCTTTTTCGGTGGTGGTTGTTTTCATTCTCTCTCTTTTGGTCGCTTAG